Proteins co-encoded in one Bacillus paramycoides genomic window:
- a CDS encoding sulfite exporter TauE/SafE family protein — protein sequence MSLVVLLFIIGFIGSFISGMVGIGGAIINYPMILYIPVLLGFTGYTSHEVSGITAVQVFFATFAGAWAYRKSNDMDKTLVVYMGASILIGSFIGSFGANVLAEHTVNVVYAALATIAAIMMFVPKRNNGDEVKYNKWLASLLAFIVGGASGIIGAGGSFLLVPIMLVILKLPIRTTIATSIAITFISSVGITTGKVITGQVVVIPALIIAIASIFAAPLGARVGKKINQKALQYMLSILIVGTAIKMWIDMVSK from the coding sequence TATCAGGAATGGTTGGAATTGGCGGTGCAATCATTAATTATCCGATGATCTTATACATTCCGGTATTGCTAGGATTTACTGGCTATACATCACATGAAGTGAGTGGTATTACAGCGGTGCAAGTATTCTTTGCAACTTTTGCAGGGGCATGGGCCTATCGGAAAAGTAATGATATGGATAAAACGCTAGTTGTATATATGGGGGCTAGTATATTAATAGGAAGTTTCATAGGGAGTTTTGGTGCTAACGTATTAGCGGAACATACGGTCAATGTTGTTTATGCAGCGTTAGCAACAATAGCTGCTATTATGATGTTCGTACCGAAACGAAATAATGGTGATGAAGTGAAATATAATAAATGGTTAGCAAGTTTGTTAGCATTTATTGTAGGAGGCGCATCAGGTATTATAGGTGCTGGAGGTTCGTTCCTTTTAGTTCCGATTATGCTAGTTATTTTAAAATTGCCGATACGTACAACAATAGCAACATCTATCGCTATTACGTTTATTTCCTCAGTAGGGATTACGACTGGAAAAGTAATAACTGGGCAAGTAGTTGTAATTCCAGCTCTTATTATTGCGATTGCAAGTATCTTTGCTGCGCCGCTTGGAGCGCGAGTTGGGAAAAAGATCAATCAAAAAGCACTGCAATATATGTTATCGATTTTGATTGTAGGTACAGCTATTAAGATGTGGATTGATATGGTATCGAAATAA
- a CDS encoding YbjN domain-containing protein, with product MKAAVKHNISDFKDYLKSNDIFMEENIDENDGSVHFSVGLETEAGAKIQLIAAFQNEHPTVDIYCFNVAHVPDATATNDILHVINELNTSYRFAKFTLNKQNAIDISTSLAFSEPNFNPALVFEHTRMLYKLANDEYKNLMKVIWA from the coding sequence ATGAAAGCTGCAGTAAAACATAACATCTCAGATTTTAAAGACTACTTAAAGTCAAACGATATATTTATGGAAGAAAATATAGATGAAAATGATGGTTCTGTTCATTTTTCAGTAGGATTAGAAACAGAAGCTGGTGCAAAAATTCAACTTATCGCCGCTTTCCAAAACGAACATCCTACTGTAGATATATACTGCTTCAATGTTGCTCACGTACCGGATGCAACAGCAACAAATGACATTTTGCACGTTATCAATGAATTAAACACATCTTACCGATTTGCAAAATTCACATTAAACAAGCAAAATGCAATTGATATTTCAACATCTCTTGCATTCTCAGAACCAAACTTTAATCCAGCACTTGTATTTGAACATACGAGAATGCTATATAAATTAGCAAATGACGAATATAAAAATTTAATGAAAGTTATTTGGGCATAA
- a CDS encoding LCP family protein, with the protein MEQNPSLQENTRSKPKKSKKKIKIIISVILFFLIVGGGYTWFLVNKASSAVRNAAHDLARGDKSDLRDKAVKPITNNVSVLVMGVDESDVRGKEYGEAIRTDALLLATFNKDSKTVKLLSIPRDTYTYIPVEKKKDKITHAHAYGSTKNGKDGGPQASIDAVEKLLNVPVDYFVKFNFKSFMKIVDDLGGIEVDVPVEFTEQDSNDNADAIHLKKGVQKLNSEEALALARTRHIDSDAMRGQRQQLVIEAILHKLTSVGSVTKVGNIIDDINGQFVTNLTFDDMLSFYKYGSDSEIEKLQIQGDDCYMEKGDDTCRKSAGGGRTYYYNPDKKELAKVTNDLRAHLGLPAYTKTDSDSKKTNTEKTKESKSENSSERESSNNESKNKNKNSSEDTETSSNDNE; encoded by the coding sequence ATGGAGCAAAACCCATCTTTGCAAGAAAATACACGCAGTAAACCGAAAAAAAGTAAGAAAAAAATAAAAATTATTATAAGCGTTATACTATTCTTTTTAATAGTAGGTGGCGGTTATACTTGGTTTTTAGTAAATAAAGCATCTTCTGCTGTTCGAAATGCCGCACATGATTTAGCGCGCGGTGATAAATCTGATTTACGTGATAAAGCTGTAAAACCTATTACAAACAATGTCTCTGTCTTAGTAATGGGTGTTGATGAAAGCGATGTCCGAGGAAAAGAATATGGTGAAGCTATTAGAACAGATGCGCTGTTGCTTGCAACGTTTAATAAAGATAGCAAAACTGTAAAACTATTAAGTATTCCACGAGATACATATACTTATATTCCTGTGGAAAAGAAAAAAGATAAAATTACACACGCTCATGCATACGGTTCTACTAAAAATGGAAAAGATGGTGGACCACAAGCAAGTATTGACGCAGTTGAAAAATTACTAAATGTTCCTGTTGATTACTTTGTAAAGTTTAACTTCAAATCATTTATGAAAATTGTCGATGATTTAGGTGGTATTGAAGTCGATGTACCAGTTGAATTTACTGAACAAGATAGTAATGATAATGCTGATGCGATTCACCTGAAGAAAGGTGTTCAAAAGCTAAATAGTGAAGAAGCTCTTGCTCTTGCTAGAACGCGCCACATCGATAGTGATGCAATGCGTGGACAGCGTCAACAGCTCGTTATTGAAGCAATTTTACACAAACTAACAAGTGTTGGCTCTGTAACAAAAGTTGGTAACATCATTGATGATATTAACGGGCAATTCGTTACAAACTTAACATTTGATGATATGCTTTCATTCTATAAGTACGGATCGGATTCAGAAATCGAGAAATTACAAATTCAAGGTGACGACTGCTATATGGAAAAAGGTGACGATACATGTCGCAAATCCGCTGGTGGCGGCCGAACGTATTACTACAATCCAGATAAAAAAGAATTAGCAAAAGTTACAAACGATCTTCGTGCTCATCTTGGATTACCTGCATATACAAAAACAGACTCTGATTCGAAGAAAACAAATACAGAGAAAACAAAAGAATCTAAATCTGAAAATTCAAGTGAACGCGAATCAAGTAACAATGAATCTAAAAATAAGAATAAAAATAGCAGTGAAGACACAGAAACATCGTCTAATGACAATGAATAA
- a CDS encoding YhdH/YhfP family quinone oxidoreductase, translating to MNHTSFRAIVVNETENKQFVRNVVEREVSSLPEGDVLIQVHYSSLNYKDALSATGNKGVTRTYPHTPGIDAAGEVVSSEDATIKIGDQVIVTGYDLGMNTSGGFGEYIRVPASWIVPLPEGMSLKESMMYGTAGFTAALSVYKLMRAGITPSMGDVLVTGATGGVGSVAVSILSKLGFNVVGATGKMEEEQMLLRLGAKKVIHRAELNDESGRPMLKGIYTGVIDTVGGNMLETALKTVKYGGCVTTCGNVAGQELQTTVYPFILRGISLLGIDSVQCPVDVRSDVWTLLANEWRNEELQTYTEECTLEELEEKFTLILHGKLKGRTVVNMK from the coding sequence ATGAATCATACATCATTCCGAGCAATCGTTGTGAACGAAACAGAAAATAAGCAGTTTGTAAGAAACGTTGTCGAGAGAGAAGTAAGTAGTTTACCTGAGGGGGACGTATTAATACAGGTTCATTATTCTTCATTAAATTATAAAGATGCGCTCTCAGCTACTGGTAATAAAGGTGTTACGAGAACATATCCTCATACGCCAGGCATTGATGCAGCAGGGGAAGTTGTGAGTAGTGAAGATGCTACTATTAAGATAGGAGATCAAGTCATTGTAACGGGATATGACTTAGGGATGAATACTTCTGGTGGTTTCGGAGAATATATTCGCGTGCCGGCATCTTGGATTGTCCCTTTACCAGAGGGAATGTCATTAAAGGAAAGTATGATGTATGGGACAGCAGGTTTTACAGCGGCTTTATCAGTATATAAGCTTATGAGAGCAGGTATAACCCCTAGTATGGGAGATGTTTTAGTAACGGGTGCTACAGGCGGCGTAGGGAGTGTGGCTGTAAGTATTTTAAGTAAGTTAGGATTTAACGTAGTAGGAGCGACAGGGAAAATGGAAGAGGAACAGATGCTACTACGTCTAGGAGCGAAAAAAGTGATTCATCGCGCGGAATTGAATGATGAATCAGGAAGACCGATGTTAAAAGGGATATACACCGGAGTTATCGATACTGTAGGTGGAAATATGTTAGAAACAGCTTTAAAAACAGTGAAGTATGGTGGTTGTGTAACGACATGCGGTAATGTGGCAGGCCAGGAATTACAAACAACAGTATATCCGTTTATTTTGCGAGGCATAAGCCTTTTAGGGATAGATTCTGTGCAATGCCCAGTAGATGTGAGAAGTGATGTGTGGACGCTCTTAGCAAATGAATGGAGAAATGAAGAGTTACAAACTTATACAGAAGAATGTACATTAGAAGAATTAGAGGAGAAGTTTACACTTATATTGCATGGAAAGTTAAAGGGAAGAACTGTTGTAAATATGAAATAA